The sequence GCGAGGTGACGCCCAGGACGAACAGCGTCCCGGACCAGCTGAACGACGGCTGGTCCGCGACGTACCGCATCCACAGCCGTACGGCGACGCCCCACAGCAGACCCCCGGCCAGCCCGCCGCCCACCCACAGCACGGCCTCACGCCACGCCCGACCACCCGCCTCGGGGGTCGCCGCCTGCTGCGTCACCCTCGGGTGCTGCTCCACGACCGTCATCCGGACACCTCCTCCGCGGCACCGTGCCGCCCACCTCTCCAACGAGCGGTCGGGCCGGCCGGGTGACACGACGGGGGCGACGGTCGCCGGGAGACCCGCCCGCCGCAGAACCCTGCGCGCGGTGTCACCCCGGGAGCAGACTCGTTCGTCGTCACAGGTGATGGAGGGCGCAGTGGTGCTGGGATCCGTGGCGGGGACGGCTGCCGTCGCCACGCCGGCGGACGGACCGGAGGCCGAGACGGCCGAGACGGCCGACCGCGTCCTCGCGGACCTCTTCGGGACGGAGGCGGTCAGCCTCGTGCGCATGGCGCGCTTCTTCGTCCAGGACCGGGCCGCCGCCGAGGACCTCGTGCAGGAGGCCTTCATCCGCCTGTCCCGCCACCTGCACCGCCTCGACGGACGGGCTGCCCGCGTCGCCTACGTGCGCGCGATCGTGCTCAACCTGTGCCGCGACCACAACCGTCGCGGCCTCATGTCGTTGCGCCACCAGCCGCCCGCCGACCTCGGCCCGGACCTGCCCGAGGACGTGGTGACGGGCCGGGAGCAGTCGCGCGAGGTGGTCGCCGCGCTCGCCGCGCTCCCCCGGCGGCAGCGCGACTGCCTCGTCCTGCGGTACTACCTCGAGCTGTCGCCGCCCGACATCGCGAC comes from Aquipuribacter sp. SD81 and encodes:
- a CDS encoding RNA polymerase sigma factor, translated to MLGSVAGTAAVATPADGPEAETAETADRVLADLFGTEAVSLVRMARFFVQDRAAAEDLVQEAFIRLSRHLHRLDGRAARVAYVRAIVLNLCRDHNRRGLMSLRHQPPADLGPDLPEDVVTGREQSREVVAALAALPRRQRDCLVLRYYLELSPPDIATTLGLSPNSVKTHLRRGLRALEDALAGARGASGTGRTR